GGAACAGCGTCCCCTTGAAGAATTCCCAGATCTTTCGCATCGGTTCCCTCGCCGCCCTAGGTCGCGTAGAAATAGTAGAACTTCGGCCGCGTGTTCAGGTCCTCCTTGAGGATGAACACTCGCTTGTTCTCGATCAGGTACCGGATCTCCCCCTCCGGGTCGAGCAGGTTCCCGAATTTTCGGGCTCCGACGGGGCACGCCTCCACGCACGCGGTGTACCGGCCGGGGGTGTTCCGGACCCGCTGGATGCAGAAGGTGCACTTCTCGACCACGCCCACCGGCCGGGGGCGGTTTCCGAGGTAGTGCGTCTCGGTGACCAGGTCGGCGGCGGGGAGACCCGGCTTCTTCCAGTTGAAGTGGCGCGCGCCGTACGGGCAGGCGGCCATGCAGTAGCGGCAGCCGATGCACCAGTTGTAGTCGACGACGGTGATCCCGTCCCTCTCCTTCCAGGTCGCCTGCACGGGGCACACCTTCACGCACGGCGGGTTCTCGCACTGGTGGCACTGGACCGGCATGTAGAAGTGCCCCTTCTCGGGGACCTTGGCCGGGTTGTAGTACTGCTCCGCCTCCTCCAGGTCGACGCCGCGCTCCTTGGACAGCTGCAGCACCCGGATCCAGTGGATCTGCGGGTCGCGGGACTGGTTGTTCTCCTGGACGCAGCCGTACACGCACCGGCGGCACCCGATGCAGCGGGACAGGTCGAGGCCGTATCCGTACAGGACTCCCTCGATCGGCGGCGTCGCCTTGACCTTCACCGCCTTGCCGTACCGCTTGCCGTACTCCTTTTCGAGCCGTGCGAGAACCTTTTCCAGCTCCGGCTTCGACAGCTCGCGGAAATTCTTCTGGAAGAACGCCTCCCATACGGATGCGGGCGCATCCGCGGCCGGGATCGCCAGCGCTCCCAGCACCGCCGCGGCCCCCTTCATCATCTTGCGGCGCGACATCCGGTGGGCGTGGGCGTCGCGGGTTCCCTCGTTCGGCATGGACCTTTCTCCCGCCGCTCTCGGCGGCGCTTCGGGTGGGATCACTATTTTATCGCCTCGGGGCGGACCGGCGGCGGCATCGGGGCGATCGGCTTGTACCGCGGATCGTGCGGATCGTGGCAATGGACGCACAGGAGGTACTGCTTCTCCCCGTTCCACATCCCCGTCCGCTTCCCGTGGACCCCCGCCCGCCAGTCGCGGAACTTGTCG
The Deltaproteobacteria bacterium DNA segment above includes these coding regions:
- a CDS encoding 4Fe-4S dicluster domain-containing protein — encoded protein: MPNEGTRDAHAHRMSRRKMMKGAAAVLGALAIPAADAPASVWEAFFQKNFRELSKPELEKVLARLEKEYGKRYGKAVKVKATPPIEGVLYGYGLDLSRCIGCRRCVYGCVQENNQSRDPQIHWIRVLQLSKERGVDLEEAEQYYNPAKVPEKGHFYMPVQCHQCENPPCVKVCPVQATWKERDGITVVDYNWCIGCRYCMAACPYGARHFNWKKPGLPAADLVTETHYLGNRPRPVGVVEKCTFCIQRVRNTPGRYTACVEACPVGARKFGNLLDPEGEIRYLIENKRVFILKEDLNTRPKFYYFYAT